From Nymphaea colorata isolate Beijing-Zhang1983 chromosome 6, ASM883128v2, whole genome shotgun sequence, a single genomic window includes:
- the LOC116255831 gene encoding ammonium transporter 1 member 3-like: MAEQTWESSVTSSINALFLLFSAYLVFVMQLGFAMLCAGSVRAKNTINIMLSNVIDAAVGSLSYYLLGFAFAFGSGNPFIGTSYFALHDIPDQTFDYSYFLFQWAFAIAVAGITSGSIAERTQFVAYLIYSFLLTGFVYPVVAHWIWSTGGWASPSYDGGSLLFDSGAIDFAGSGVVHLVGGVAGLWGALIEGPRVGRFDAFGQPVPMRGHSATLVVLGTFLLWFGWFGFNPGSFVKILVPYASTTSEGNWTAVGRTAVTTTLAGSTAGLVTLFGRRVLVGHWDALDVCNGLLGGFVAITSGCAVVEPWAAIVCGFIAAWVLMGLNLLAARFKLDDPLEAAQLHGGCGAWGLLFTGLFAKEEFVLQAYSSSSRPYGVLLGGGWGLLGAQVVELLTIVGWVSLTMAPLFYVLRRLGLLRISREEEVAGLDISSHGGYAYTRHHDDGQSAPRFYDDYVRLRQEPVQPF, translated from the coding sequence ATGGCAGAGCAGACGTGGGAGAGCAGTGTCACCTCTTCCATCAACGCCcttttcctcctcttctccGCCTATCTGGTCTTCGTGATGCAGCTTGGCTTCGCCATGCTCTGCGCGGGGTCGGTGCGTGCCAAGAACACCATAAACATCATGCTCAGCAACGTCATCGACGCAGCAGTGGGCAGCCTCTCCTACTACCTCTTGGGCTTCGCCTTCGCCTTCGGTTCCGGTAACCCCTTCATCGGCACCTCTTACTTCGCCCTCCACGACATCCCTGACCAGACCTTCGACTACTCCTACTTCCTCTTCCAGTGGGCCTTCGCCATCGCGGTCGCGGGCATTACCAGCGGCTCCATTGCCGAGCGCACCCAGTTCGTCGCCTACCTCATCTACTCCTTCCTCCTGACTGGCTTCGTCTACCCGGTCGTCGCGCACTGGATCTGGTCCACCGGCGGCTGGGCCAGCCCCAGCTACGACGGGGGCAGCCTCCTTTTCGACTCCGGCGCAATAGACTTCGCCGGCAGCGGCGTCGTCCACTTGGTGGGCGGGGTCGCGGGTCTGTGGGGGGCACTGATAGAAGGCCCCCGAGTAGGTCGCTTCGACGCCTTCGGTCAACCCGTGCCCATGCGAGGCCACAGCGCAACGCTTGTCGTCCTGGGCACGTTCTTGCTGTGGTTCGGCTGGTTCGGCTTCAACCCGGGCTCTTTCGTAAAGATACTCGTTCCCTACGCTTCCACCACGTCGGAGGGGAACTGGACAGCGGTGGGTCGAACCGCGGTGACGACCACCTTGGCTGGGTCAACGGCCGGCCTGGTCACGCTGTTCGGGAGGCGCGTGCTGGTGGGTCACTGGGATGCGCTGGACGTGTGCAACGGGCTGCTGGGTGGGTTCGTGGCCATCACTTCCGGCTGCGCCGTGGTCGAGCCCTGGGCTGCCATAGTCTGCGGGTTCATCGCGGCCTGGGTGCTTATGGGGCTCAACTTGTTGGCCGCGAGGTTCAAGTTGGACGACCCGCTGGAGGCGGCTCAGCTGCACGGAGGGTGCGGGGCGTGGGGGCTGCTGTTCACGGGGCTGTTTGCCAAGGAAGAGTTCGTGCTGCAGGCctactcctcctcctccaggCCTTACGGGGTGCTGCTGGGAGGTGGGTGGGGGCTGCTGGGAGCACAGGTGGTGGAGCTGCTGACCATCGTGGGCTGGGTGAGCTTGACCATGGCGCCTCTCTTCTACGTGCTGCGGAGGTTGGGGCTGCTGAGAATATcgagggaggaggaggtggcgggGCTGGACATCTCCAGCCACGGGGGCTATGCCTACACCAGGCACCACGACGACGGTCAATCGGCCCCCCGATTCTATGACGACTACGTGAGGCTGCGACAGGAACCCGTGCAACCGTtctga
- the LOC116255516 gene encoding chlorophyll a-b binding protein CP29.2, chloroplastic-like gives MAAATTGATSTFLGTRLHNVHNANGGRFQARFGFGGGKKTVKKSSPKRVVSDRPLWFPGAKAPEWLDGTLVGDYGFDPFGLGKPAEYLQFELDSLDQNLAKNPAGDIIGTRFESSDVKSTPFQPYSEVFGLQRFRECELIHGRWAMLATLGALAVEALTGVTWQDAGKVELVEGSSYLGLPLPFSISTLIWIEVLVIGYIEFQRNGELDPEKRIYPGGPFDPLGLASDPEKKSQLQLAEIKHARLAMIGFLGFAVQAAATGKGPLNNWATHLSDPLHTTIFDTFSSSS, from the exons ATGGCCGCTGCTACCACCGGAGCCACGTCCACCTTCTTGGGCACCCGCCTGCACAACGTCCACAACGCCAACGGCGGCAGGTTCCAGGCAAGGTTCGGGTTCGGTGGCGGGAAGAAGACGGTGAAGAAGTCGTCGCCCAAAAGGGTGGTGTCGGACAGGCCCCTCTGGTTCCCTGGAGCCAAGGCCCCCGAATGGCTGGACGGCACTCTTGTCGGCGACTACGGCTTCGATCCCTTCGGCCTGGGCAAGCCTGCCGAGTACCTgcagttcgagctcgactccctGGACCAGAACCTGGCCAAGAACCCAGCGGGTGACATCATCGGCACCAGGTTCGAGAGCTCGGACGTCAAGTCCACCCCCTTCCAGCCCTACAGCGAGGTCTTCGGACTCCAGCGCTTCAGGGAGTGCGAGCTCATCCATGGCCGCTGGGCCATGCTCGCCACCCTCGGGGCCCTCGCCGTCGAGGCCCTCACCGGCGTCACCTGGCAGGACGCTGGCAAG GTGGAATTGGTTGAAGGATCGTCCTACCTGGGGCTCCCACTTCCATTCTCCATTTCCACGTTGATATGGATCGAGGTGTTGGTGATCGGATACATTGAGTTCCAGAGGAACGGGGAGCTGGACCCGGAGAAGAGGATATACCCTGGCGGCCCCTTCGACCCACTGGGGCTGGCGTCCGACCCGGAGAAGAAGAGCCAGCTGCAGCTGGCGGAGATCAAGCACGCCCGGCTAGCAATGATCGGGTTCCTGGGCTTCGCCGTCCAGGCAGCTGCCACCGGCAAGGGCCCTCTCAACAACTGGGCCACCCACTTGAGCGATCCTCTCCACACCACCATCTTCGAcaccttttcctcttcttcctag